The Gossypium hirsutum isolate 1008001.06 chromosome A13, Gossypium_hirsutum_v2.1, whole genome shotgun sequence nucleotide sequence TTGAACTGTGGAATTCTTTTAGTTCCATTTTTTAGATTTCTTCTTTACCGCCACTGCCATGAATCGCTTTTGCTACATTTCCACCAAAACGACGCATGACATGTGTCGTTTCACTTATTTCGAAAGCCATGTTTTggtctatttttaattttagttccTCTATGacgttatttttttctaacaacTTTCTTATGGTCAAGTTGTGAAGTCGGATTAGTACCTGGAttcctaaaatttttgaaaattttaattattcctcatgatttttagaaattttcattAGACctcttaaagttttaaaattttggattaggcctctttaaaaattttagaacttctattaaccctcaaattttttaaaatttaattagatttttcagaaaatttaaaaattctaattaagcctttaatttgttaaaaattttaattaaaacctaaatttttttaaaattaatttaaattctcTCAAAACTTAATGGTAAAATATGTCATTGTTCAAATAACATTCAAATTTGGGACATTTTTTTATCGGCAGTAATTAATTTAGACATACTAAAAAGATTATAGAAGGACGTGAGATTAGGTCAAATTAAAATTAAGGATGaaatctaaattttattatgatagaGGGACTAAAACCAGAATAACATTTTTCAACTTATTTGTTTCTCTTGGACGCGCTGCTCAAAGCTAGCTTAGCTTGGGTCTCTCTCAAAGTCTCAAAGATCATATGAAGGCAAATGTCCATGGACATAAAGAAACCAGAACCCGAACCGGAATTAAGATCTTGTTGACGTCACTATCGGCTATGGTGGCGGAAACTTCCACCTTTCCCATAGACTTAACCAAGACAAGGCTCCAGCTTCACGGCGAGTCTCAACCTCTCTCCTCCTCCACGCGCCGTCCCACCAATTCGTTCCGTGTCGCAGCCGGTATCGTCCGTGACCAAGGCGCTTCAGGGCTGTATAAAGGTCTCTCCCCGGCTATTATTAGGCATCTGTTCTACACTCCCATTCGGATCGTCGGTTACGAGAATTTAAGGAATTTGGTGAGCGCCGATGGCTCTCTTTCTCTGTCTTCTAAAGCGCTTGTAGGTGGCATTTCCGGCGCTATTGCTCAGGTTTGCCTTCAAATACTGAGTCAAAATCATGGAGATTAATTTGCTTTCTTGAAATTGCCAAAAAAATGAATTGGGattattaatttttcttaaaatactgTATGATTGAATTGGGATTTTTACTTTTTCCTAAATATGCAAAAGGTTCCAGTAGCTCTGTTTTGctgaaattttagatttaatcccACGGCTTATAATAAGTCGATGACATGAAAATTTTTTGTGATATTTGATCTCACCGTTATGGTCACTTGAAAATTCAGTCCATTATGTTCAACcggtaaaaaaattatatttcagcATAATGTTTA carries:
- the LOC107893682 gene encoding mitochondrial uncoupling protein 3 isoform X2, yielding MKANVHGHKETRTRTGIKILLTSLSAMVAETSTFPIDLTKTRLQLHGESQPLSSSTRRPTNSFRVAAGIVRDQGASGLYKGLSPAIIRHLFYTPIRIVGYENLRNLVSADGSLSLSSKALVGGISGAIAQY
- the LOC107893682 gene encoding mitochondrial uncoupling protein 3 isoform X1, which translates into the protein MKANVHGHKETRTRTGIKILLTSLSAMVAETSTFPIDLTKTRLQLHGESQPLSSSTRRPTNSFRVAAGIVRDQGASGLYKGLSPAIIRHLFYTPIRIVGYENLRNLVSADGSLSLSSKALVGGISGAIAQFVASPADLVKVRMQADGRLINNGLQP
- the LOC107893682 gene encoding mitochondrial uncoupling protein 3 isoform X3; the protein is MKANVHGHKETRTRTGIKILLTSLSAMVAETSTFPIDLTKTRLQLHGESQPLSSSTRRPTNSFRVAAGIVRDQGASGLYKGLSPAIIRHLFYTPIRIVGYENLRNLVSADGSLSLSSKALVGGISGAIAQ